The Gammaproteobacteria bacterium DNA window TGTTGGATTATTTCGGCGCGGAGGCATCTGTTGGTGGTGTGAATAGGTCTAGCATCATTCTTCGTGAAAATCCGAGTAAGGCCGCAGTCCTTGAGGAGTTTTTGCACGGGACTCAAGAGCGATTGGGTATCATTGATCGACTTGGGACTAGCGGCTATGGTAGCGCGGAAACTCACGTCAAGGATTTCATGATTCGTCACCAAAGAATGCTTGGATTAGGCAACGAAGATGTTCGTATTTTGCAAATCCTCAAAGAGAAAGGCTTGTGAGGCAGGTATGACAATTGAACTCAAGGTGCGAGAAGTTTTTCGTCTTTCGACCGGGAACACCGTGTTTGCATGCGACGTTGATGGAGCCAGAGTGCCCCCGCGAAATAGTCGATGCGAATTAAAGAGAGGTGATGAAGTGCGGCAGACGCTGATACTTTCCGGCGAAACGCAGTTGCTTAACAAGAATGCGGCTGTTACTCAGAGGGCATTTGAGACACCGGAACAAGTTGAACTTAGCCCTGAGGAGGCTAGAAGCGGGCAATGGAGACTCATGTGCGTTGATTAGAAGTGGCAAACAACACAGTGCCGTCCGCACTGCGTTCCGGTCAGCTCTATGAAGCAGAGGGATCAAGGGGTCAGACCCATTGATTCCCCCTCAGACGACGGGTACCCTCAAGGGCCATTCTCCATCAAGCAAGTGACAGGCGATGGCGCGTCTTCCCCGATTCCTCATCCCTGGCCAGCCGCAACATGTGATCCAGCGCGGCAACAATCGCGACGCGATATTTCGCGCCGAGGGCGACTATCGTTTTTATCTGGAAAAGCTGCGAGTCGCTGCCGAAAAGCACAATTGCGACCTTCACGCGTATGTGCTCATGACCAATCACGTGCACCTGCTGGTTACGCCCCATCGCGACAACGGCATCGGCCAGATGATGCAGATGCTCGGGCGTTACTACGAGAGGATCAAGGGGTCAGACTCGTTGATTCCCCCTCAGAAGACGGGTAACCTCGTGAGCCATTCTCCAGCAAGCAGGTGACAGGCGATGGCGCGTCTTCCCCGATTCCTCATCCCTGGCCAGCCGCAACATGTGATCCAGCGCGGAAACAATCGCGACGCGATATTTCGCGCCGAGGGCGACTATCGTTTTTATCTGGAAAAGCTGCGAGCCGCTGCCGAAAAGCACGATTGCGACCTCCACGCGTATGTGCTCATGACCAATCACGTACACCTGCTGGTTACGCCCCAGCGCGACAACGGCATCGGCCAGATGATGCAGATGCTCGGGCGTTACTACGTGCAATATTTCAACCACCGCTACCGGCGCACCGGCACCCTCTGGGAAGGACGCTATCGCGCGACACTGATTGATAGCGAGCCGTACCTGCTCACCTGCATGCGCTACATCGAACACAATCCCGTGCGGGCACGCCACCTGGCCACGCATCCGGCGGACTATCCCTGGTCGAGCTACCGATATAACGCCTTAGGGAAAGCGGATCCCCTACTCACCCCGCACCGGGAATATAAGCGGCTAGGTTCAACCGCCGCGGCCCGACAAGCGGCGTACCGCCAACTGTTTCGCGCCCAACTACCGGAGAAGACATTAACCGCGATACGCGAGGCAACGAACAAAGCCTGGGTGCTCGGTAGCGACCGCTTCAAGGGCAAGATGGAGAAGACACTGGCACGGCCGGCGCA harbors:
- a CDS encoding transposase; translated protein: MARLPRFLIPGQPQHVIQRGNNRDAIFRAEGDYRFYLEKLRAAAEKHDCDLHAYVLMTNHVHLLVTPQRDNGIGQMMQMLGRYYVQYFNHRYRRTGTLWEGRYRATLIDSEPYLLTCMRYIEHNPVRARHLATHPADYPWSSYRYNALGKADPLLTPHREYKRLGSTAAARQAAYRQLFRAQLPEKTLTAIREATNKAWVLGSDRFKGKMEKTLARPAQSRGHGGDRKSERYRQGASRQNRRV